ACACACGAGCAATTTCATCACCAAGCTTACAACTCTAATACTGAGCCAAGTGGCTCCGTATACAGCTTTTTCTATCTAGTTTTGTCCAGTTTCTCGACGAAACGTCGTTTTTTTCCTGCGAAGCTTTCTGAACTTTTGTCAATAGTGTATCCATTACTTTCAACAAAAAGATGAAAGTCATGATAACTGGCCTACGAATTAACAACCAATACAGAAAAGTCAAGGGCAATAAACTAACAGAAGTGGCTAGGAACCTGTTTACGAGCTTACAGGGTTGCGATTTGACATAAAGCATCTGGGGTTCCATTTAAGTTTCGATCTTCTAGTCAAAACTCGATACTATTTAGCTGTTATCAAGGGAGTCAAATCAATCTAATATGTCATTGAGATTCTCTTATGAGAAGTATATGAACCTTATACAGTACCCGGAACACTGGGGAAACCCAATACCCCAAGAAATATCCAAGAAAGTGATCTATAACACCTTGTCACCCTGTATATGCGTTCAGAGTAATTCTGTACTCGATAACCACCTAAGAGAAATGTATAACATCGATTCGGTTTCGATGTTATTTCGATACTTTGGCGATTACATTCAAGATAGAGATCAAATCGCATCTGCAAGTAATCTAAATCTAGATGGGGTAAATAATGGGGGCGCAGGGGTGAAATCTAGGAGAAGACATCGTTCAGACTCTTTATCCCAGAGACAAGCATCTGAATGCGTACGATTCACGCGATCCCTTGAAGACCTTATTTCGATAGACTCAGAGGATCATATTCTACAACCTAATGATATCGATCGATTTCTCTCACAATATCTAGAGAAACTAGAACCTTTGATGGAGAAACATGATAGCCCTAGTAAAATTTTAAAGCATTCCATTTATCACCGATTTTTCATCACACTCTCCTCCATAAACCTCTCGCGATACCATACTTTCCATCATCCAGTAGCGGCCCTCTTACCAATAGATATCACAAAAGGGCAAGGCTATGATTATGCGAAAGAGATTCTAATCAGCTTCAAAAATTTGCATAATAACCTAAGCCATTTCCCCGAATTCATCAACataaatgatattttaCCCATATTCGTTCTTTGTTATGATGAGAATTCTAGGGAACAATGGGAGGCTGTACAGTCTCTTATCAAGAGCTTAAAAAAACAGTTGTTCGTAGAGAGTGTTCCAATTCCTCTCTTCACCACTTACGAACATGCTCCACTAACCACATTGCATTCACCAATTACTGTATCATTACACGAACAAGTATTCAGCATGTCAAATCCAGTGTCAATTAACGTACCATCAATTCTACTGAACCACATTTATGATACGATCACATCTATAGTAGAGGGTCTGATGATTCCTTTTATGCATAGGAAGCTAGTATTTTGGGATGAAACTGTCTTACAACCTCGAAAGAGTATATTTCAAAGCAACAAATTCTTCAGAAAGTTTATATCCCCCAAAACTAATCACCCTACTCCACAtaaaataattaaaaacCAGGATACAGGCGCAGAAGATATTATGTTCCCTGCTGGATCCCCCGAGTTTCTTTTAAGGAAACTTGCAGATTGGTCATTCATGTTATCTGACTTCAAAAAGGCATATTCGATCTATGATTTGTTAACCAaagattttgaagcatATCCTCAATATTTAGCTCCATGTCTTGAAGCAAAGtctgtttctttattaATGGGTGCCCAAAATATTATAACTGCTAAAACGATTAAAACAGAAGTCGATCCATTGATGAAACGCGCCATTGAGCAGtataaaaaagaagatggaaaaCATGACCTTCATTTAATACATTGCATTTTGACATTTTCCGATTTGCTACTCTCCCTAAGTGACACATGGGTTTCATCTCCATTGGCAATAAACTATCTTACTTATATTCTAAACTTCAATTTATTGGGTCCGTATGCTTCTGTTATCATTTGGGAAAGAATTGCATATGCTTACGAGATTTGTATTGATCTGAGAGTTAGTGAACATACTTTACCGAGAGTCGATGAACTGAAGGCACTAGATATAGACGATGAAAGTAGAGAAAGCATTGCTGAGAAAGGTAACGATtatgaagaaaatagaTGGGAGAATCCTGATAAATTGGTGTTTGATAATTTAAGGTCTGAAGGTTTAACAAGATTTAGAAAATATTCTCTATACCAACTAGTTGCTGCAAAAAAATGGACTGAACTACACAAGGATAACCAGGCCAAGTGGTGTATGTACCAAGCCACACCCGTTTACgagaaattaaaattatCCAAGAGAGAAGATGGCCTATTCCATAGATTAAATGTTTCCCTATCTTGAAAATTAGGCAgaaattattatcattacCTGTTTATATGTAAGTATGTACATACATCCTTGCTCTAATACTACATTATTAAAATAGACGAGATTGTCTTTGAAAGTCCTTGAAACTTTTATATAAATTTCATTAATTTCTCCGGAGGAATTGTATCCAACATTTCATCTTGATTGATCCGTGGTTTGAGAGATTCATATCCTTTATGGCTCATGAATAGGTATGAGAAGAGGGCACCAATTAGACCAATGACGGATATTGTCGCTAGAGCCAACGCCAGTCCTATCAAAACAATCCATCCTCTATtaattttgttcttctttttgtgCGATGGTTTTTTGGTAGGTGTTGGTTTCGGTGTGGAAACCGGCGCATGACTAGAATTATTGGACGTTAGAACAGTTTGCGAGGAAGATAGATAAAGATTATCAATAtcttggaagaaagaacctGGTAGTTGGTTCTGAGAGTCTTTAGATCCTGATGTAACGAAGAACGGTGACCATTCCTGACTGGCATCATCATAGACCATAGAGTTTAGTGTCCCAAAATCATGAGCGTTCAATTCACCATCCAATAGTATTATATGGGAAGTGTCCGCCCTCTTTTTCGAATTTTGATAAGACAAGACAGTAAAGCCAGCAATAGAGGAATTTTCGTTCAATTGAGGGAGTATTGATTTCACATTTCcattttgaatttgttcCAAATCATCTTCGGTTTGGGCTATGATATTATCGATAGATTGTCCTATCAGAGAAAAGGAGACCAAAGGTTTCGAACCAGATTTAATAACCGAAAGATTATTGCTGGTAAGGTTAAGGGACAGAAGCTGAATATCAGTTTTATTATCTACCTGTAATAAACCACCTATTAGTAAAGTACTTCCTTCATTCGAGAACTGTAATTGGTTTATTTTACCTGAAATAGATCCATTGAGGAAATTTTTCCACTGATCACTACGGTAATCATATAGACATATATCTTGGCAACCTTCAACCTTATATGAACCACCAACTAATATactgttatttttttcaaatgatACCATTGAGTTCACACACTGTGTACCATCAAAGCTTTGTTTGGCAACGCTTTCGAACCCGGTTAAGTTCACGACAGAGAATTGGACATCATTCTGATTCAACTTTGATGTCCCATTGGTACCTATTGCCAAAATGTTCTCCCTTTCATTAAACAACAACGTATTAATAGGTTCAGACCATTCTAATTGTAACAATTGAGATGATGTTGAATTAGTACTGGTTAGCACAACCCTGTAAGAGGTGCTATTATTGTTTACCTCTTGAAGCGCATAAACCACTGTAGTATCGTTAATATATGTTGCTTTATAGGGTCTGTAAGTTGCGGGGAATTGAGGTAGATTTGGGGAGGAGACTTGTCCATCAGGAGATAATACTGCCATGTCATTGAGATTTCCAATGgttttctttaaaataGAACCAAATAGCAAAGAATCATTATGCCTATTAGCACCAGATGAAACACCAGAAATTGCAAATGTGGAAGAGTTTGAAATATAACCATTGGAAGACACGTTGAAAATATACGCTTGGTCAAACAATAGAAGTTCACTACCATCCACAGTGAAGTTTACTACATTTGCAATATCTTCACTTAATTGCCCAAAACTGTTAAAACTGTTTCCATCATAGCTTAATATTTCATGCTGATTTTGACCATTTGCATCAAAAGAACCTGTAAAAAGTAAACCCTCtgaatattcaaaaatacCAGTAGTAAAGCCAGTTGTTCCAAGTCTctgtgatgatgaaattaaagTGTCGTTATCTAGATCAACTTTAGAGATTCCATTGAAGTTTCCGGCAATCAATAATTCATCACCAAACAGAGCTGCGAATAGACTTGCATTGCCTGGGAAGTTATCGACTGCATAATTTGATAGAGTGTCATTTGTTTCAGAAAAAGGTTTAGATATATTTTTGGTGTTGTACTGGAAGAGACCGTTCAATTCAAATGTAGAGTTACCATAGATTTTCTTAGTATCAATTGATTCCGTTATAACACCCAATCTATCTGCAACCATAATGGAGTTCTCACCAAGAGCCTGATCCCACGAAAGAATGACTTCTGGCGTTGATTGTAGGAAACCACTGAATAAAGGATCGAATTTATCTTGATCATTGGTTTGGTAAATTAATTTGGTAGCGAGAATTTCATTGCTTGAAGGATCCATCAATGTTACGTTTACAATTCCCCTCTGGGAGCATGAATTATCATTCAGACATCCTGGTGTATACATGTTTAACGTGTATTGACCAGGATATGTAATGTTGGGGAAGAAGTTGACGTAGGGCTTATTATTTTGAATGTTAGTGGCCATATAATTACTACCACTATTAATGATGTACCAGTTATCAGCAGATAGTTCAGATTTCGAATAATCGGTTGTGGATTCACAGTTTGGTTCGTTGTATGTATTATTCGCATACACCATGAATTCCGTCTCGAATAATTCGACTGAGTGAAGAGCAACATTACTTCCATAAGAATCCAAAGCGAAAAATTGGAGCATTGTTACAGGAACATCGTTTACAAAAGCAAATTCTTGATATGAGTCAGACCACTTTAGATTAGTACTATTGTTGTCTATAGGCACTGATCTAatagcagaagaagagttttgATATAGCTCAGTTAAAGTTTTTGAGGAGAGTAGTGGACACCATGCATCACACTGCTTAATTTCTCCTGAAGATGGATCCAAGTACGTCAAGTTCATAATACCATTGGAAGGGGAAGTGATGATTCTAAACAAAGACACTTCGGAATCCTGATCTAAAGAATTATAGATTCTCACCTTTGAAGGGCGAATctcattcttcaaatttattTGTAAACTAGAAGGTACGCTCCCCGAGACTAACCATCCGTTTGAATCACCACTAGAAGGGCAGAATAAGGCATCTTGCTGAACGTTACCACCTATAACCGAAGACAGCTTCAAAGAAACGGACTGATCAAACTGTAGATCCGCTATATCTTTATGCGATGTACCATTTGATCCATTCGAAAGCTGCCTCAGTAAAGTAGagttttgaatattttgaaacTCACCAGCGAATAGAATATTCTCATTATCGAGCTGAACGATAGAATTAACAGTGGAATTATCACTGAATCCCCCAAAAGGAAGAAGCTTTGTTGAATTGTCAGATCCGTCCCACATAACAACACCATGACCAGTCACATTGGAAACTTTGTAGGAAAAATTACCTGCAATGATTACGCTGTTATTTACAGCTAATAGAGCATTAACATTTTTAATTGGGTTTGACAATAATGGTTTAGTAGTGAGGCTGGTTAAGTTCAATAATACTTGGTGGCCCAAATCAATCCCATTAATTTGCCCAGATCcagataaaataaaagaatcATCCTGATATGGCACAattttttcgatttttgCATCCTGTGCCGTGTCAAATAGCTTTACGAAAGTATCGTTACTATAGTATAGTAATGCCGAATCGTTCGCCTGTATGGTAAAATTTTGTTCGCCCGTGTACGATATAATTGTGAGATCCCCGAAATCATTCATATACGTCACATCAGGAGGACTCCACTTAGGAGTTTCATAATGGCTTATGTTGAGTAGCTTCTCAATATTCGATAGTTGACTTCCCAGCGTAAATCCGGTTAAATATATGAGTACGCATAGTGatattatttgtttgagCATGTAAACCATTTTTAACGAGTGTCTATAAGAACAGTAGTGAATATATTTAATGAATGACGAAAGTTGGTTTTTTCACTGCAGCACAATTGATATGTTAATAATGCGTATACCAAACAGAGAAAGTACTCTATTATCAGTAGACTTAGAAGGAATTAATAGATACCTCGCAAAACGGTAAAATTTCTAGCAGGTATAGGACAGCTCCTAAGTTTCGATGCGACGTTCTTATTACTGAATTTCCAAATTGTATCCCAGACAGTAAAGGAAAGTTAGAGTAATAAGTATTAATATAATAGCAGGTAAAATATCAGCTAGTATACCTTTTCGAACgcgaaaaagaagatacCCACAATTACAACGAGCACGACACTGAAAGATCTAATCCAGCTTAAACTTGTAGCCCAATATAACCGCAATCGCTTGCCCTTTTAACTATATTACCAACCACTTTTACTTAAGATACATACAGTAATGATGCTTCTATATTCTCTTCATCTCTATTTcatttgtatatattttgatctttccaaaaaaaaccataTCTAGTGATTTCTGAAGATCGCAGTAGTAAATTCAGATCCAAGCGAATTCAATGAAACGCTAGTTAAATTTTGCACAGAAAGAAATTGCATAAAAGAAACTCAGCAGTTTTCgaacaaattgaaaaacaaactCAAGATCACTCTCACTACTCCATCAGTAGCCGGTTATCGGACCTTGTCGTTAGGCACTCTATTGTTGGTTTCCTTCGAAACTAACGTGCAATTAATTAGTGAATGGGACCGTTCAGGGCCCACTCACCCGCTCTTGTCATGTAACACGAACATAAACAATGTCAGAGCTGCCTGATCTGACTTCACTTCCTAATTGGGTATTTTGTCATATTTCTGGTTTAGTTTTAGGCCGAAGAGGCATGTGATCGAATCTTAGTAGACGCTTTTCTGTTAATTTGGaaaggaaaccaaaaaaaaaaaaaaatttcaaaaaaaaaaaaaaaaaaaaaagagataatTTATTCGACGCAGATCGATTGTACCTACTACTTACCGTTCGAGACTACCGACAATATTGTGGAATTTACGTCgcagaaaaagaattgtCAGatagaaggaaaaagagtCTTCTATAGAAGAGAAGCGCGAACGAGTGGGAATTTAAGAGTTTTTAGATTAATTGGGTTTAAACTTTTAACACGTAGTATTAAAAACAAGAACTATGTATAAATTATGTATAGGATAGTGTACAACCGTCAAAGCCACTAATATAAAAGGGCGGAATATGTCTTTTTTATTAGTAAGTAACAGGAGCTTTTGCATCAATTAGTTTAACTGGCCCGTTAGGTTTTATCGATTTTTGTTAGATCTTGCCTGCAATATGGTTCTAAGAAGTCGTATTATAAGTGCGTTTTTAATATTGCCAGGAAGAAGGAatattttccaaatttCTGCAGTCGTATTAGTAGCACTCTATGAGGGCCTCCTATAGCATATTAGCAGTGTTTAACCGGAATcaattcatatatatagatattgAATTTGCGGTGATTCGATTGACAATGCCTTCTTTATATCCGTGAACATTGCGTTGTAAGAAGTGATAGTAACGGAAATGTACAATTTTACATTACATTATTTTCTGCAATGTCCTCTACTGGGACCAGTTGAAAGGATGCCAAGAAGTTCACAATAACCTTCTAGGGATTGATTTGTCCGCTGTTGGCTTTAGAGCTTAAGAGCACTGGTCATTCTTCTATGTTTTTATAGAGTTTAACTatgatcaagaagaattgtCCGTGCTACTTGTACTCCATACTGGGGTTTAGTTCTAAGTTTACAGGAATAATTAGTCAATTTATACCAGCATGGGTTTCACAGATTATCCACGTATACTCGTGggagatattgaaaagtcCCCTTTTCTCACTCCAGTAAATTGAAAAGCTGTTATGTTGCGTTTTGATTATAACTCTAAGCCTCGACGGTTGCAAATTGGTAAAGAAAACTAATAAAAGAACGCTCTGACAGCTTGATGCCAAACACTGCATAAATGTCACTCACAAGCAAAATTTTCTCCTCTGGAATACATCATATCATGCAACTTTAAGAGTGTAGTTAATTGTACAATAATGTTGCATGATATCAATTATTAttcgtcatcttctgaATGAAAGGGATAATCCGTAAAACAGATGTATGTGAGTAATGGCGCCAGAGGTTTAACCCATATCAGCAACTACAACGAACATCTCAAGTGTAATCACAACAGTgatgttttccaaaattcCATGTTGTATTAgaactttctctttcattTTCTCGGATGATGACCAACTAACCAACTATcataattttaattt
This genomic interval from Kluyveromyces marxianus DMKU3-1042 DNA, complete genome, chromosome 4 contains the following:
- the TRS85 gene encoding Trs85p; this translates as MSLRFSYEKYMNLIQYPEHWGNPIPQEISKKVIYNTLSPCICVQSNSVLDNHLREMYNIDSVSMLFRYFGDYIQDRDQIASASNLNLDGVNNGGAGVKSRRRHRSDSLSQRQASECVRFTRSLEDLISIDSEDHILQPNDIDRFLSQYLEKLEPLMEKHDSPSKILKHSIYHRFFITLSSINLSRYHTFHHPVAALLPIDITKGQGYDYAKEILISFKNLHNNLSHFPEFININDILPIFVLCYDENSREQWEAVQSLIKSLKKQLFVESVPIPLFTTYEHAPLTTLHSPITVSLHEQVFSMSNPVSINVPSILLNHIYDTITSIVEGLMIPFMHRKLVFWDETVLQPRKSIFQSNKFFRKFISPKTNHPTPHKIIKNQDTGAEDIMFPAGSPEFLLRKLADWSFMLSDFKKAYSIYDLLTKDFEAYPQYLAPCLEAKSVSLLMGAQNIITAKTIKTEVDPLMKRAIEQYKKEDGKHDLHLIHCILTFSDLLLSLSDTWVSSPLAINYLTYILNFNLLGPYASVIIWERIAYAYEICIDLRVSEHTLPRVDELKALDIDDESRESIAEKGNDYEENRWENPDKLVFDNLRSEGLTRFRKYSLYQLVAAKKWTELHKDNQAKWCMYQATPVYEKLKLSKREDGLFHRLNVSLS
- the RAX2 gene encoding Rax2p, with amino-acid sequence MVYMLKQIISLCVLIYLTGFTLGSQLSNIEKLLNISHYETPKWSPPDVTYMNDFGDLTIISYTGEQNFTIQANDSALLYYSNDTFVKLFDTAQDAKIEKIVPYQDDSFILSGSGQINGIDLGHQVLLNLTSLTTKPLLSNPIKNVNALLAVNNSVIIAGNFSYKVSNVTGHGVVMWDGSDNSTKLLPFGGFSDNSTVNSIVQLDNENILFAGEFQNIQNSTLLRQLSNGSNGTSHKDIADLQFDQSVSLKLSSVIGGNVQQDALFCPSSGDSNGWLVSGSVPSSLQINLKNEIRPSKVRIYNSLDQDSEVSLFRIITSPSNGIMNLTYLDPSSGEIKQCDAWCPLLSSKTLTELYQNSSSAIRSVPIDNNSTNLKWSDSYQEFAFVNDVPVTMLQFFALDSYGSNVALHSVELFETEFMVYANNTYNEPNCESTTDYSKSELSADNWYIINSGSNYMATNIQNNKPYVNFFPNITYPGQYTLNMYTPGCLNDNSCSQRGIVNVTLMDPSSNEILATKLIYQTNDQDKFDPLFSGFLQSTPEVILSWDQALGENSIMVADRLGVITESIDTKKIYGNSTFELNGLFQYNTKNISKPFSETNDTLSNYAVDNFPGNASLFAALFGDELLIAGNFNGISKVDLDNDTLISSSQRLGTTGFTTGIFEYSEGLLFTGSFDANGQNQHEILSYDGNSFNSFGQLSEDIANVVNFTVDGSELLLFDQAYIFNVSSNGYISNSSTFAISGVSSGANRHNDSLLFGSILKKTIGNLNDMAVLSPDGQVSSPNLPQFPATYRPYKATYINDTTVVYALQEVNNNSTSYRVVLTSTNSTSSQLLQLEWSEPINTLLFNERENILAIGTNGTSKLNQNDVQFSVVNLTGFESVAKQSFDGTQCVNSMVSFEKNNSILVGGSYKVEGCQDICLYDYRSDQWKNFLNGSISGKINQLQFSNEGSTLLIGGLLQVDNKTDIQLLSLNLTSNNLSVIKSGSKPLVSFSLIGQSIDNIIAQTEDDLEQIQNGNVKSILPQLNENSSIAGFTVLSYQNSKKRADTSHIILLDGELNAHDFGTLNSMVYDDASQEWSPFFVTSGSKDSQNQLPGSFFQDIDNLYLSSSQTVLTSNNSSHAPVSTPKPTPTKKPSHKKKNKINRGWIVLIGLALALATISVIGLIGALFSYLFMSHKGYESLKPRINQDEMLDTIPPEKLMKFI